The DNA sequence GTTTCTTCCGCATTCAGGAAGCGATACAGATAGGATTCTTCCGGCAGGTAACCGATCCGCTCGTTCTTCTCGACGTTCGAGGCAGGCTGGCCCAGAACCTTGATTTCCCCTTCCGAGGGAAACAGCAGACCCAGCAGCAGTTTCAGAGTGGTCGTCTTTCCGGAACCGTTTGGACCCAGCAGACCAAAGATTTCGCCTTTTTTTACTTCGAGGCTTAAAGAGTTGAGAGCGCGAACTTTCTTGCGGCCCCAGAAATCACGATAGATCTTTGTCAGATTGCTGATCTGAATGACTGACTCGTTGTCCATTGGCGGTTCTCAGCTCCCCACTGTGAATAAAATGATAATCAGTTATGAGAACAGTATTTCGAGCCAAAGGGGCCCGACTAAGCTAACGCTAGAATTTCTGCGAGCTTACTACGATTCGTGATGGTGCGCTGTTTGTAAAAAATTCAATTTCTTAAGAAGAAATCGGAAAAACAGCGGCAGTAGCAGATCACCGAGCGGCCAGCATCCATTACAGGGGCCTGAAACTCAGGATTCCATTCAAACACAATGATCCAAAGTGAGTAACACTCTAAATTTGGCAGCGAGCACTTGCAAGCTATTAGACTCGCATACTCAGTTAAGATTTCAAGAACGGACTGGTACTAATCAGTATTTAACTTTGAATCCGTATAACTTAACCTCTGTTTGCGTTCAGTCGCACGGCGGAAAAGCCGGTTTGTGTTCATAAGGATAGTTAAAAACGGGCTTTTCGCTGGGAAAGATACTCAATCAGCGCTTTGTCAAACGGCATGCTGGTATCCAGGGGAACGTAATCGACGCCCATCGCGAACAGTTTCTCGCGATAGGTCTCCCGCATTTCCTGAACCGCCTCCAGATAGTCGGCTTTCATGCCCTCCGCATCCAGAACCATGGACTCGCCCTGTTCCGGTTCCTGGAGATCGACCATCCCTTCGAAAGGGAAGTAGACCTCTGCTTCGTCGAGAATGTGGAACAGGATGACATCGTGCCCGGCGTAACGGAGACGCTGCAGACTGTCGAGCACACCCTTTTGATCGGTCAGCAGATCCGAGAAAATCATCAGCAGACTGCGGTGTTTGATCATCGAAGCGATCTGCTGCAGGTTTTGTGAAACCTCCGTCGTCCCAACAGGTTGGGAGTTGGCGAGCATCGCCAGAATATTCCCCAGCTGTCCCCGTCTGCTGCGGGGAGGCAGGAAATTCCGGATCTTGTCACCAAAGGTGATCAGGCCGACCGGATCCTGCTGGTGGATCATCATGTACGCCAGCGATGCGGCCAGACAGATCCCGTAATCAAATTTGGAGAGCTGCTGGCGATAGGTATAAGCCATACTTTCAGAAAGATCGATCACCAGGTAGCCGGTCAGATTGGTTTCTGCCTGGTACTTTTTGATGTAGTAGCGATCGGTTTTGGCGTAGACCTGCCAGTCAATGTCGCGCGGGTCATCCCCCTGGGTGTAGCGTCGGTGTTCGCTGAATTCGACACTGAAACCGTGATAGGGGCTGGCATGCAGGCCGCTCAGAAAACCTTCCACGATGAACTTGGCCCGCAGATCGAGCCGGGCCACGGTCTGGATGACTTCCGGTTTGAGGTATTGTTCTGCATTCGGCATGAAATTGCTGCTCCGACGGGCCTGTAATGCAGACAGTATAACAGGTTGCTGCCTGGAAGTCCCTTCAGATTCTCCCGGTTTCCGGATTTCAGACGCGCATTCCGCCCCGGAAAATCGCGTACTGTTCTGTATACTCTTGAATACTTCTTGCACTAGTCATTATAATATCGATTACCCAACGCAGATCGTTCTATTTATCCGGAGCAGTCATTTGCTTTACAGACAGTTTGAACTAGGTTTATGACAGAGCCTGTCTGCAAAATGGACACATTTCCGACAAAAAGCTCAGACTGATTCCAGTAAAGCGCTAAAATTGATAAAAGGACAATTCATTACTGCATTTGCTCGAGTGCTATGTTAATCTGGCGTTGCTCCACAGTCTGTGTGGATTTCCAACAAAATTTCATATATTCACCGTTTCAGGTCATAATTAAACGAACTTCTGAATTCCTTCATTTGTATTCTTTTCGGGTTTTATACTCAGCTCAGAAGTGATGAAGTAATTATGATTTGTTTATCTCCCAGTCATCATCTACGTTTTTATCCAGGTACAGGGATTTAGTATGTCCAACGACATAACTCCGGATGAACAGAATACCAACTCTAATGAAACACCGTGTCCGTTGTGTAATGAAATGGTCCGCGTCGGTCTGGTCCGTTGCTGGAACTGTGGCTCTTTCATGCGGGAAGATATAGCGGAAGCCTATCGCAAGATGCAGGAAAATCCGCCGCCAATGATTTTCAGTCCGCTTCCTGAAGAATCGGACGAGTCTGCTGAGGAAGAATCACGCGCTTCTACCGCCA is a window from the Gimesia benthica genome containing:
- a CDS encoding DUF58 domain-containing protein — its product is MPNAEQYLKPEVIQTVARLDLRAKFIVEGFLSGLHASPYHGFSVEFSEHRRYTQGDDPRDIDWQVYAKTDRYYIKKYQAETNLTGYLVIDLSESMAYTYRQQLSKFDYGICLAASLAYMMIHQQDPVGLITFGDKIRNFLPPRSRRGQLGNILAMLANSQPVGTTEVSQNLQQIASMIKHRSLLMIFSDLLTDQKGVLDSLQRLRYAGHDVILFHILDEAEVYFPFEGMVDLQEPEQGESMVLDAEGMKADYLEAVQEMRETYREKLFAMGVDYVPLDTSMPFDKALIEYLSQRKARF